Proteins encoded within one genomic window of Stigmatella aurantiaca:
- a CDS encoding replication-associated recombination protein A, protein MDLFEHAGQKDQEAQAPLAERMRPTTLAEFAGQEHLTGEGRFLRRVIEQDQVPSLILWGPPGTGKTTLARVIAQAAGASFESLSAVLSGVKDIRETVARAQERWRLHRQRTLLFIDEIHRFNKSQQDALLPHVEKGTVTLIGATTENPSFEVNAALLSRARVITLRGLEEEELLAVLRRALTDAKGLGGKVQVEEEALQFIAQAAGGDARKALTALEAAAAYGGTRVDRKAAEEAMQQKALLYDKGGEEHYNVVSAFIKSMRGSDVDAALYWMARMLEAGEDPVFLFRRMVIFASEDIGNADPRALSVAVDALHAFQLMGLPEGALPLTQAVTYLALAPKSNAVIASYSAARAAVAQEGALPVPLHLRNAPTKLMKSLGYGGGYKYPHNFEGNYVPEDYLPEALKARRFYKPSTHGLERELSERYADIQRQLAARGREPGEEG, encoded by the coding sequence ATGGACCTCTTTGAACACGCGGGCCAAAAGGACCAGGAAGCCCAGGCGCCGCTCGCCGAGCGCATGCGCCCCACCACGCTGGCCGAGTTCGCCGGGCAGGAGCACCTGACGGGCGAGGGCCGGTTCCTCCGCCGGGTCATCGAGCAGGACCAGGTGCCCTCGCTCATCCTCTGGGGCCCCCCGGGCACGGGGAAGACCACCCTGGCGCGCGTCATCGCCCAGGCCGCTGGCGCCTCGTTCGAGTCGCTCTCGGCGGTGCTCTCCGGCGTGAAGGACATCCGCGAGACGGTGGCCCGGGCCCAGGAGCGCTGGCGGCTCCACCGGCAGCGCACCCTGCTCTTCATCGATGAGATTCACCGCTTCAACAAGTCCCAGCAGGACGCGCTCCTGCCCCACGTGGAGAAGGGCACGGTGACGCTCATTGGCGCCACCACGGAGAACCCCTCGTTCGAGGTGAACGCGGCGCTCCTGTCCCGCGCCCGCGTCATCACCCTGCGCGGCCTGGAGGAGGAGGAGCTCTTGGCCGTGCTGCGCCGGGCGCTGACGGATGCCAAGGGGCTGGGCGGCAAGGTGCAGGTGGAGGAGGAGGCCCTGCAGTTCATCGCCCAGGCGGCCGGGGGCGATGCGCGCAAGGCGCTCACCGCCCTGGAGGCCGCCGCCGCCTATGGCGGCACCCGGGTGGACCGGAAGGCCGCGGAGGAGGCGATGCAGCAGAAGGCGCTGCTCTACGACAAGGGCGGCGAGGAGCACTACAACGTCGTCAGCGCCTTCATCAAATCCATGCGCGGCTCGGACGTGGATGCGGCGCTCTACTGGATGGCGCGCATGCTGGAGGCCGGCGAGGACCCGGTGTTCCTCTTCCGGCGCATGGTCATCTTCGCCTCGGAGGACATCGGCAACGCGGACCCGCGGGCGCTGAGCGTGGCGGTGGACGCGCTGCACGCCTTCCAGCTCATGGGGCTGCCGGAGGGGGCGCTGCCGCTCACCCAGGCGGTGACGTACCTGGCGCTGGCGCCCAAGTCGAACGCCGTCATCGCCTCCTATAGCGCGGCGCGCGCGGCGGTGGCCCAGGAGGGCGCGCTGCCGGTGCCCCTGCACCTGCGCAACGCGCCCACGAAGCTGATGAAGAGCCTGGGCTACGGCGGCGGCTACAAGTACCCCCACAACTTCGAGGGCAACTACGTCCCCGAGGACTACCTGCCCGAGGCGCTCAAGGCCCGGCGCTTCTACAAGCCGAGCACCCACGGGCTGGAGCGGGAGCTGTCCGAGCGCTACGCGGACATCCAGCGCCAGCTCGCCGCACGGGGACGCGAGCCGGGCGAGGAGGGCTGA